From the Cucumis sativus cultivar 9930 chromosome 5, Cucumber_9930_V3, whole genome shotgun sequence genome, the window TTGactttaaaatcaatttatatatgtgtgtgtgtgtataatgCAATTTGACACTCTTTTTCCTCaagcaaacaaacaaaagaaaccaattaaatgaaaagtataGAAGTTTAATGAACTTTGCAGACAAATATGTTAAGAACAAAGAAGGCCAATATAATTTTGCTCCTTCTAACAATAAAcatacgaaaaaaaaaaaagttttatttaggGACCataatagattttgaaaagtataaaaattagtccaacaaaacaaaaaaagcaaGACCCCTCCATGTGCAAATGGGCATAGAGAGAGTTCAAGTTGgaaaccttttattttagaccaactatattaatatatatcctttaccaaataaataaataaataaaataattaaaacaacaatGCTTCAGTAACGTTGAGTTAGTTCCATGGTTGGAAAGGTAATTAGGCAGTTGATATAACTAGGTAGAGAGAACAAACCTGAACTTGATCCCCCACATTAACTATAATAGCATGAGCAGCTGGTTTGACAGTAATCCATTTTTCGTCTTTCCGAACTTGAAGTCCAGCGACCTTATCGTCTGGAAGTAGGAACGTCAATCCACCGGGGTCGGAGTGAGACGATAGCCCCAACGTCAACTCTGGTTGTGGGCATTTTGGATAATAATTCACTCTCAAACATGCTCCCACCTCTTCTCCTCCAAATGCATTTTGTAGATACCCTTCTTGAAGCCCCAAATTTAGTGATAAAAGCTTCAACAATTGTCCTCCTACCTTCACTACTTCTTCCCCATACTCCTCTGTCATTTCTCTACATTAAAAAGATAATCCAATTTCAAgttgatgaatttttctttacccattagtttcaaatttttatgttaataGGAATATATGTTAAGTAATTAAGTAAGACATATATTCTTGACATAAAAGTCAAAGTTTTATTGGATACGGTAAACTTATAGTCTTGCCTTTATCCCATAAAAGTACAaagtaaagataaaaatgacatttacaggatgaatttaattaacttatttttcatttcgtAAACTTTTAGATGGAAGTCAAGTTGAGTTGAGTTGGATAAGTACCTAATAAAGTCAGGTATAGCTGGCCATTTACTATGGTCTTTGAGATGAGAAGGAAgatagtgaagaaaaaagtagtCACTCCAATCAAGAATAGCTCCTTTTTGAACACCAAGGCGACTACCATAGCCTTCATAAGTCTTAGGATTATTAGCATAAGCTTGTTTCATTTCTACcgacaatttgaaaaaatcataCCACGCACGGCGAACATCGTCGAGAAGCTCACCCCGGATGCCATGATTAATGATTTGAAAGAACCCCCAATTACGACAGGCATCAGAGATTTGGTTTAGAATGGTTTGTCGAAGGGAGTCGTCTTGGTCGAGAGCGAAACCGTAGATGTCAATGATTGGGATGTTCATGGAGGGAGAGGCGACAGAGAAAACATTAGGGCGGTCAGACGGAGGCTTGATGTAACGAGAAGGGACGGCGGAGCAGCCACTCTCCGAGAGGGATTGGACACGGACTATGGGTTCGGGCCAATCTTGATTGAGGTTAGTAGTCATCACGGCCAAGGAGAGGCTCTTGGAATTCCGAggttgatatttattttaagataaataaaatttaaaagtttcttgtaaagaaacaaacaatattAGTATAGGGACAGCAAAAAGATATATAGCATGTCTAAAACATGAGCATTCatatttagaagaaaagtGTAGAGTTTGAAGAACCAATATGATAGTTGTACAAGTGtcaacttaaaatttatactTATTATATTGacgtttcaaaataataataataaaagtttgaaaaagtaaGACTGAACAATGTTAATaagaaaggagagaaaatTTGTGTAAATGGATGGAACATAGATTACCAACAAAGCGTGAGAACAAATTCCTTCTAtctatgtatgtatatatatatgctaaaaaaagtaaaaaagagaagaaaagactaaaaaggtaaaagaaagaattttatattttcaaattttccaatcaataggaagaaaaaaacttcagACAAGATGGATGATGCAGTACATGACCATAtctaaaaaaaggtttaaaattCATACCATTTTTCATGAAACTAATACATGGTATAGTGTGGTTCCAATTGAATTtgagaacaaaatttaattagtacaATTAAGCACAtacacattaatttttttaaaaaaaaaatgaacaatagaCGAACATTTAAGGCTATTTTAAGGATAgattaaaaatacataaactaaaattagagaaactaaaattaaagcATTTTGAACATacaaagcaaaataaaattttgggaTCCTCATGTTCATATAGAGTGTAGAGTAATTGTAAAATATGTATATCCAATAATAGTGCGAAACGTGTCTCAAAGCAGTCGGTATTCgtcaaagttttaaaatatacaatattgTCCCtagtctctctctctcttttttctcttttataattaataacgTTTCTATCAAACTCTTTTCAATCAAAGTATCATGATTTAGACAAAagaactaaatttatttaaaataatttataaatgtcatttattttttttattaggttttcctaaattttgaaaacatttataatcttataaaaattattaattatatataattttttaaattaaattcaaataattttcttatttatattatactaaattaattacaacttCCCCTGTTAActatattatgaaaattaattagaaatattttgttaattcaatataaaatgaaaattttttaatacaaaattatctaatgattaaaaataacaatatatcaTTTTGTGCATCATCCTTTAACATTCTGAGACAAAAATTCTAACATCgataaaaatttctttcttcataaTTCAATGTCGATCGTTTCTTCCATCAATTTCATTCTTATCAATATCGCTATTCAATTTGgttcttaatttatttcaaactttcGTTTTATATACAACTTTAAGTTAGTTGTCttcttcaattactttcttttttcttcaaatttcaatcaattactttcattttccttttattcaaatttcgTACTTTACCAATATTTTGCgcacacatatatacaatatgacatatgtattattctttcttttttcatttcgtagcatatatttttttcttcaaaaatttgttctttctttttcaatttcgtaacatatattttggtcatgttcttcatattttgtttatttttttattgttcagTTCATCTTCCTGTTATGTTCGacacataatttttattaagtgTCCCGTCGTTCGTATATACTTTAGTATACCactgaataataaatttatataatgtgatttataacatatatactacaacatatattcaataatacatatacat encodes:
- the LOC101211696 gene encoding probable 2-oxoglutarate-dependent dioxygenase At5g05600, which gives rise to MTTNLNQDWPEPIVRVQSLSESGCSAVPSRYIKPPSDRPNVFSVASPSMNIPIIDIYGFALDQDDSLRQTILNQISDACRNWGFFQIINHGIRGELLDDVRRAWYDFFKLSVEMKQAYANNPKTYEGYGSRLGVQKGAILDWSDYFFLHYLPSHLKDHSKWPAIPDFIREMTEEYGEEVVKVGGQLLKLLSLNLGLQEGYLQNAFGGEEVGACLRVNYYPKCPQPELTLGLSSHSDPGGLTFLLPDDKVAGLQVRKDEKWITVKPAAHAIIVNVGDQVQVLSNAIYKSVEHRVIVNSDKERVSLAFFYNPKSDIPIEPAKALITQDRPALYPPMTFDEYRLFIRTRGPQGKSQVDALKSPR